The following are encoded in a window of Nitrospinota bacterium genomic DNA:
- a CDS encoding FAD-dependent oxidoreductase: MGDIIVVGGGLAGAEAAWQIAERGGKVELVEMRPCKMTPAHKTHFLAELLCSNSLKSDVNISAPGLLKKEMRLLDSLIIKVADETRIPAGTALAVDRHRFASKITHMIETHKNISVVRKEFQELSSDNIT; this comes from the coding sequence ATGGGTGACATTATTGTCGTTGGTGGTGGTCTTGCAGGAGCTGAAGCCGCTTGGCAGATTGCAGAGAGAGGTGGAAAGGTGGAGCTGGTTGAGATGAGGCCTTGTAAGATGACTCCAGCACATAAGACCCATTTTTTAGCTGAACTTCTCTGCAGTAATTCTTTGAAGTCAGATGTGAACATCAGTGCTCCCGGTCTCCTAAAAAAGGAAATGAGATTACTTGACTCTTTGATTATAAAGGTAGCGGACGAAACAAGGATTCCTGCAGGGACCGCCTTGGCAGTCGATAGGCACCGATTCGCTTCAAAAATCACTCATATGATTGAGACCCATAAAAATATATCGGTAGTAAGAAAAGAGTTTCAAGAATTATCAAGCGATAACATTAC